The nucleotide sequence TCTACGTTCCTTGTTAAGTaaataaagtaatgtttatgtGCAAAAAACACTTAAtgagtatatttttattaattttctttcaaGTATTTTGCTCATTAATCGATTCTACCTATCAGCATAAACTTTTTGACGTACTTCAAGCGCTTTGGGTacagtcaaatagttcgtgacacctgaagtggccaaaaagttgacaacacaaccttattccaatgagggttttcgcgaatgaaaaatccgccagatggcaatacgtagacgcgaggtccaaatgctgcatgattggttatttttgacatgacactgacagatatgtcaaaatccaccaatcacgcagcagtcagaccccacatccacgtcccgccatctagcggatctttcattcgcgaaaaccctcattgcaacAAATACAcgttgggtgtcacgaactatttgacgatgACTGCACCTACCGCAGCTTGAGCCGAAGGGTTCGCACCGTCATTGGTAGTCGTcacgttatttttattttgtacttttgatGGTATTTCTCTTCGGATGTTTAAAgatttatgtttaatattagaTCTGTCTAGGAAAACTACTGAAACTATatagctttatttttattgctggAAATGGTaggataatataatttttaaatatcgtatatcatcatcataaacaaTGAGAATAAAGAACAGAccgataaatattatttttgtgacgataaaatgtattatgtgcAGGAGTGTTTATGTCAGTTACTAACCTTTATTAGTTTTCGATTTTTTAATCActtcaaaatattatctagGAGACTGATGCTTTTTGGCCAAAACGCTGACAGATCCCGTGCTGACAGCCTGAGTATCTTTCCTGCGATATCTTTTTGAAGATTTTAAAACCACTGACATCCAGATCTAGGTCGGGGTCTCAatgtcaaaaatgtattttttgtcaAGTTCTTACTAAAGATGTAAAAAcgattaaaaatgtattgttagataaataataaaaaacaaatgcgAAGCGCCTGCTACTTTCCTGGCACCTCGCTTTTTGCccgaagaatttattttatcaacATTTGATACTTATTAGGATGAGTAGCATGTCATTCATTGCTCCCTTCACCCGCGTGCTCTCATTCTGGGAGTCTCATGCATGCATGAATATTATCTAACTCAGCATAAACGATCCTAATATTTGGGCTAGTTAGAAGGATATGCATAGTAGGTCCCAGCTATAAAGtacaataaactataaaatgaaatattattattttcttgctAAACCAGCTCCAAGCAATAACTATATTAATCTAATTAGAAagaattgattattttatattttatttagagTAAATTTTACGATAGTAAAGgtaataaatatgtaataatgTATATTACATACGTATTAATGTAAATATTAGAAGATTAATCTTTGTCTTGCATTTTCACTGTatcataaattatattagaaGAAAATAATAGAATACAATCTAACTATGCATTAATAATAGTGTAACGGTAACAGAAAGTTGTATTTTTATACTGGAATAAATGTTAATTTCCTTTATTAGTTATCAACTTAAGCCGACTGAAAGTGTAATTACATGTATGTAATTAATGTTTAACGTTACAGATAATAGTATttgtataatacttatattaCTGAATAAagttattacaataattaaatattattttttaatgccGACCGCTGGTGTCTGTGCTTAGGAAGGATCAACAGCATAGATTGAGGTGTACCTAATGCCtctataataatacttaatcaaTCACACAAGGTCTCAGTCAATGCTCGTGCTGGACAGACGCCAGCACCAGCTCCGACATACAGCATGACTTTACAAattttgtctcgaagcgctggtaggaccCAAAAGGAGACgtcatgtaaagtgccccataagggccacctttttttatttactatattttgacgttcaacCAGTggtctaaattaaataaaatattttagatttttctaaGAACTAACTGTACCACCCACCAAACCTATGCACCAAACACATTggcaggggggcgccaccatcgttctacttatagtttccaacatgaaGCTAAGTGCGAACCAGcaatccggtattgacggtggctcCCCCTGTTAATGTCACATGCTTGACAACTTGACAAGTTTCTTCTTTGTTTATACGCGGCCGCGGCTAACAAGTTTAttacataaagttaatattccttcggaatagagcaacaatcacgagctgtcaaacgaaaccaaaaatgagatgtcatttgtgtgtgtaaatataaatatgtgtgcATGCTAGTGatgtatgtcgttacttttcacatgaatatcgatatcgatttatattaattaacaccTAACAGTAGTAATATTAATGGAACTAAAATAGGATAGAATGTCCATATACAATCCGTATATGGGAGagtggaaaataaaaataaaactcagaAGATTAAAATGATTTAACTGATTTAattgaaagagcaacaaacatcaagacatccatacaaactttctgATTTCTAATTAGTAAGAGTAagtcaataattaaaaatgacaattctgacgaaaatgtaaaaaataatgtaaaaatttcaTAGAAATCATAGTTTAATTATAACTTAtagttaaacattttttatcaaaacaatgaaaaCAACCAGATCAAGGTAATAAATTGACATTACTAACCAACGAAACATCATCagaagaaaatgaaaatatttattgccagaaatagtattattttaattaaacttaccGGAACAAACTCTGTAGGGATTGCACATTTTTTCAACGTGATTCTGGCTCCAATTTTTCGAAAACATTTACTATCAAAATGTTTGCTACATAAAGTGGCATATTTAGTTGGAATCCAATTTGGACGATTAATTAATTTGAGCCATGTTTTTCTTACATCTTCGTTAGTCGGAAATCTGAAAGATACTTtactaattagtacctattataATAGTCAGAAACTCATATTATTACATTCCCAGGTGACTGTGATAGACAGtgcacaaaatatatttatcgatTGTGGTACAGCCCTAGTgtaaaacgaaaattatttctttacacaaaatattcataaattctggattatgtgcatgaaatctttgcttacaacttaaattaatgtttaaagaacataattatcacACTTAGTGCTCAAAATTCTAAgcgcattcacaaaaataaagctaatgtttggaggtgtcgatttcaataaatttacctgtgaaatgaatattttgcGGGATTATTTCTCTGGTTTACATCACAATCAAGGACGGAACAGGTCACCATTGTaggtattacaataaaaaaattccaaaactatacaggattttacgaaatttttAGAAAAAACTGTGATTTGAAATTCTGCTTTGTGCCTCTATGTGTCACTGCCTGTCAAATCTTTTGCAAAAATGGTTCTATTGACGTGACGATGATAGCATcacacatctctttttatcacacagggttgcagatagtgacatctcgctcgctcattctttgttgctctattccgaaggaatattaactttatggtttatTATAACCTTGCCTTGGTCTgagattttatgaaaaaagttctttttttgtttagtttaaTGCTGTGGTTTAtggttaaatatttttgagagtTGGTAACACTGGCTGTGATTCAAAAAAGTTTGCTTCTGCttctgtgtgtgtgtgtggtcgaaattatattttataaatttttattcgctaaaaaatataaatctattGAAACCATAATCCTAAAAATGAGTACCGAAAAATATAACGACAAGGAAATACAAATTCGAGCTGCAAATAAAGAAGACATGAAAGCGGTCGCTGAAATGATCCAGGTAAGTAAATATTTGcaaatctaaaaaataaaaacagtgtgaaattaagtttttaaggaTTTACTTGGTGTAAATAAGTACTTGATTGTTCACTTTTTCGTTTTAGGAACTTGCCGATTTCGAAAAGATGCCTAGCGGCCCGAAAATGTCAGTAAGAGGTTTGTAAACATAACCTATTGTAAAAGCCGGTCAAAGGAAAAATACGCGCTAGATTTTATTGTACATTCATATTTACTGTAATCACTGTGTACTTATCAGTGAGATAAGCTAGTTCTTATCATTATCAAAACTGTGATTTTCTGTTTATCTAAAACAAAGTCGAGTTACTAGACTAGACagattttgttaaaattatgtgtGGAggtagctgacaccctggattaacttTAAGGTTACTTTTTACCGCAATACCAATATTGAAGGGTAATGTTTTAGTGTACTATCTATTGGCGCATCCACACATGCCGCCGCGAAATGTTGAGAAGAAGCGCCCCAAAAATCTCTGTAATAGTTTAATCCATTCATACAACTTCATTTATGTAGATCTCTTTATACGTAGGTGGTTTGTGATTTTGCAGACTTGGAGCGCGATGGGTTTGAAATAAACCCCCCAGCGTTTCGGTGCAAGATCGCCGAATTGAACAACAAAACTGGCAGCCAGCCATTGGTGGGATACGCGCTGTACTTCCCCACGTACTCCACGTGGGAGGGCCGCTCCATGATGCTGGAGGATTTGTATGTGCGCAGCAGCGAGCGGAGCCGAGGCGTCGGCAAGAGGCTATTCAACGCAGTCGCTAAGGTAGCTATGCAGTTGCTCTAGTAAACTGTTCATTTAGTTTTAAATGCTGATTCTATAAACtattacaacaaaattaaatataatattcacAGTAGCTGGATATAAGAATCACCGCTCTCTGAAATGCACACTGTTCATAAATTGCACTATAGGTTTGCCGCTTACTTTGTTATTTTGCTTTTCCTGTAATAGTAAATAACATCACTAACTCCTTAAATTATTAAGCATCCATATTAtgttatttcataatttaataaataactaactTAGTCTTAAGATATCAGTGTAAAGCTAATAAACTGTCTAATGatagcaaaacaaaataaactacAAAGTTATGTACTATAACAGGAAGCATCATCTACCGGCTGCTCGCGTCTAGACTTCCATGTCTTAGAATGGAATCCAGCTCGCTCGTTCTATGAGGGCAAGGGGGCGGTCAACTTGACCACCGCGGAGCAGTGGTGCTACTACCGCCTCGCGGGCGAGGCTCTGCAGAACGCGTCGGCCGAGGGGGGCGAGGCTTGACAAACACAGTTCCATGtgctcaaatatttatttgactttgttattattaccttttgtacagtttttttttcggtcACATCCCACTTGAGCTGGGTTTACATGGTTCAAGTTACAATTGGTAATATTAAAATGGGTGAAACATAATGATTAGTACATATTTAGGTTTTTAACAAACCAGTCAATGAAATCTTAAAACATTAAACACACAGTCAAACACAGCGCAAGATAATAATAAGTCATGATGAAGAAGACCATTAAGTAGATGAAACTTGTAGTATCATAATCTGCGTCTTAATTTCTGTGTAGATCAAGCCTAAACACTGCGACAGTTCCCATGACCTATTTTCAAGTCTGCCCCGCGATAACCATCGACCCATATAAACCCGGCTTAGCCAAAGCAATGTTCTGTGATAAAATCGATGCAGggttgatataaaataaactatttaactaaatctattTCGTATAATTTTTGtctagcttaacactaatattTACATCTATTTAATAAATGCCATTTATTTTACTTAGAAGTACTTCACATGTTCAAAAGTCGAACTCACAGAGATAGACTATAGTGGTACAGATAATAAAGaattgtaaataatttgttaGTTTATAAATTTCTGATAGCCAGTGAACACAATTATAGTTCATAATATtggtataatatttatttagataatattTAAGAATACTGATTATAAAGAATATAAGATCTAGTTTATTTACATAAGGCAGTATTGAAGATTATTCTTCCCCAGGTTAAGGAAATGCAATATTGAGAAATCGTAAGACTAGTTCAGTGGGGAATGAAATGAGATACTAGGCAATCTTTCCTATATACTAGGATATTATAATACTTGCGTAATTTTCATTTCAGTCAGTAATACGCCTACATACAGCCTTCTTCTAATCCTATATCATACAACTGTAatctaaattatattatttacaaagtTCGTGTTTATTGTGCCATGTAGTGTATAATTATTGCAAAAATCATggcgtatttattattttaaggtGTAACGTAATGAAAtggaaaatgttgatttaacAATCAAAGGTTTGGAATTTTTAACACTGTGTACTATAATGTTATGTGTAAATATATAAAACATTATGATTAATGACATTAGTTATACATGTACattatgtatacatatttatttatacactaatgaataattttatattaataattgtatcacATTGGAAAACTGGATATTCGCTTGTATCGCATCACACAACTTAAATGCGAGATAATTAACTAAGAAATTTTGTGCCATATCGCGgattattaatctaagcatAATATCGCTGAATTGATCTGGCGTAGTGTTGAACATTCTTTGTACATCATTTCGTAAATATCTAGGTTCTTCATTTTTGTAAGAATATTAAAAAAGCGGAACTTGTATAAATGTTCAGGTTGTCGGGAGCATAAAATTGTCCAAAAACTTGATAGTGTAACCAAGCACGGAGTGCGTTAGGCTGGCACAGTCGGCCGCTCGCTGCCACGCCACGCGCGGCCTTACTCTTCCACTGGTAGCTACGACGCGAGGCGCGAGGTGCTACGTGGACGCCATGAGCTTGGCGTGCGCGGTCACGTTCCGCTGGTGCAGGAAGCCGctgccttcttcttcttctccatTGCTTAGCCCGTACTGGAATTTAAAATTGGTATTTAGATGATGAGATAAGTATTAAGTACTTGAACCCTACCCGCAGATGAGTATTTTTCGTCTAGCCATGTTCGTTCAATGTTTTGGAATCCAGTGAAaacttcattatttattttaacaaaagttGGTATGTGATCTAGTACAGAGATGTTTTTGTTTTACCgagggtcatcatcatcatcatttcagccataggatgtccactgctgaacataggcctcccccaatgctttccatgttgatcgattggtaacgacctgcgtccagcgcttccctgctacttttactatatcgtcggtccaccttgtaggttaCCGAGGGTGTCAACGGATATTTTCGAAGGATTCTTTAGACTATACTCAGTGTACAAAAAGCTCTTTCCAATTAAGTTAAATATCGTTGTTATCTTTTTCTATATTGGAGTTTTTCTACTGGGTAACTAGCCCAGGAACCATTAACATTTCACACGTCTATCAATTACGCCACTCTGTTTTGGCAATACTGTAGTGTAGGCCCATACCAcatagtataaataataaataagactgtTGATTCGGACTGTAGCTTAGGTATGTAAGTTGCTGAAAAGGTTGTGTGCTGTCGaaattactcttaatactgtagatggaaaattttactcaaagaaaacatttctttatttttaaaaagatatataactgcattcaaagatttaaaaaaatttgcttaccacacccgggaatcgaacctactaaaatctgttaaaaattacactcagtatttttattgcatccatcattagggttaagtataaggatgaaatcttaccaaaaaacttgataaattaaatgaaagggaAACCATGAAgtcacaaattattttaattatttacagaaaattctATGATTGGTggtgaattttggaaaaaaaaaatcggaaatctttgaatgcagtaccatttttttcaaaaataaatggatgtttgttttctttgagtaaaattttctattaacAGTATTAAGAGTGCTTTCCCTCCAGGTAGCGTTACTAAATTTCATCCTGTATTTATCGTGTGGTGGTATCGTATGGTGGTATCCCGTGAAGAGAGATGGTTAAGAATGGTTAAGAAATAAGGTAAAGTTTCTAAGTGGgccgatctggtgaaagtcgcaggaagcacctgaatgcgggcagctcAGGACCTTTTGCCctacagtggacgtcatttggctgaaaggaacGAAGGAAAGTTCCAAACCTGCAGAGCGTGTAAGTAATGTTGCTGCGAGTGGTAGTGCGGGCCGGAGTGCGCGTAGCCGTCGTAGGCGGCGGGCGCGCTGGGCTCGCTCTTGATGTTGAACAGCGAGGGGTTGGACAGGAACGGCGGCGACGACAGCGCCAGCGGGTACTGCGCGTGCTGCGCGCCGTGCGCGTGCGCCGCCTCGTGCTCGCGCAGCTTGCCCGCCGCGCCGTGCGACATCGACGACGTCAGCGGCAGCGGCACTTCCGCTACGCTCGGTTTGCTGTCTGTGAATACACCATGTTTTTCGATGATCGTTTCTACTGCTGCAGCGACAGCTGGATGTCAACTTGTAGTACATGAGTCCTCCGTAGGTAAACGTTCTTAATTTTAACCTCGTAAGGCCCATGTTCTTACTAGTAGTATTAGTACACTATAGTTATTCAGACCCAAACCTCTTAGGTGCTATGTAGGCGTCATTACAAAACAAGGGCCTACCTATAGGACTATTTAGAATACATATCTTTCAGGTTCAAATGAattttataccttaatataCGCCTGTGGTCTTCTATCcttagtacctatttattagtAACTCATGACTACCATGCCCTGAATGCTTGATTTTAATAGGATTACTTTATCTCTTAAAATCAACTCTGAACTGTTGGGTCTGAAtgactataaaatatttatactactaGTAGGACTTAGGGCGGTAATGACTAGAATACCATTTACTTATTGTCTGATCCTTAGGAGATTAAGAGCATTTCTAGACTCAAGAATTACGTTTCGAGATTATGTACTAAGTGGGCCTTTTTAAACTACATTATGTGCTGCTAAGGAAGATATGGTTGGATTGGATTGC is from Ostrinia nubilalis chromosome 2, ilOstNubi1.1, whole genome shotgun sequence and encodes:
- the LOC135085547 gene encoding thialysine N-epsilon-acetyltransferase, whose product is MSTEKYNDKEIQIRAANKEDMKAVAEMIQELADFEKMPSGPKMSVRDLERDGFEINPPAFRCKIAELNNKTGSQPLVGYALYFPTYSTWEGRSMMLEDLYVRSSERSRGVGKRLFNAVAKEASSTGCSRLDFHVLEWNPARSFYEGKGAVNLTTAEQWCYYRLAGEALQNASAEGGEA